The Antechinus flavipes isolate AdamAnt ecotype Samford, QLD, Australia chromosome 4, AdamAnt_v2, whole genome shotgun sequence genomic interval TTTATTAGAACGCCTCAATGACCACCATGGCTAATAGAATTTGTTATGCTCCCTCACCCTCATCGAACCCACCCAAGTTGAGGGGACTATCATCCTTCCAAATTTCTAAGGTTTGTAGCCTCAATCATCCTTGATGTCACATTCCTCGGAAATTGTTGTCGATCTTGTTTTAGTCTCACATCTCTTGTAACTAATTTCTTATCTCCGCCCCATCCCCACAAAAACACATCCACCACaagctctctttttctctcacataGGCTATGGGAATAGAATCCGGGTTGTTCTCTCTGCCTTAGGCtactttcctcaactgtcaaagtGGTTTTCTTAAAGTGAAGGTCTGACCATATTCTTCCCCTACTCAAGGAACTCGAGCAGCTCCTTATTAACCCTAGGGTTAAATATAACCCCCTCTGTTTAGATAGCTCTGGTTCTCTTTGTCTGCCATGACACACAGTCGACTCATTGAATGTGGTGTCCAGTAAAGCTCCTAGGACTTTCTCAGACACAAAAATTCCTTGTGGAGCACCTCCTTCATCTTACACTTGCAAACTTGATTTTTGAATCCAAGTAAAAGATCCCATTTATCCCTATTGAACTTCTTCACCCTATTAGACTTAGCCCAATACCCTAGCTTGCTCCAGGACCTGACATTCTTATTTAGAGTCATATCAAAACATAGGTGTTGTGAGATTTAGGTGAGACCAGGACTATTAatagcaaagaaagaaataagtgaatgaatgaatgaaaaatgaacattGGAGTTTACCATTGGTGGACCCCTGCTCAAGTCAACCAATGTATGGTTTACTATAAAAACAGTCAGGGTGAGACTATTTACTTCACAAACAATACTTTTGAATAAGAAAGGCCCTCAGGAGTTGGGACAATATTATCCCTATATCATTGACTTGAACTGTTTTCTTAAGATATCAGAGGATTTGTCAAGTTTGGACAGTTTTGCTTTATCCCCCAGGGGTTAGTTGATAGAAGATCTGGGAAAGCAGATCATGACTCAGTGTAAGGAAAACTTTCCCAACATTTTTGTTTATTCCACAAGGATGCTGCTGCCTTGGGTCCCCTCATGCTATTCTGATGTCATTTCTACATGGTCTCCAGGTATTTGCAGATGAGCCTCTCCATTCAATATGCCACCAAAGATACCAAGTGACCTCCCTATCTCTGGAGATCACCACAAGCAGAGATCATATGGCCACTTCTTAAGAACAGGATTTGGACTTCACATCTGCATTGTAGTTTAGCAATCCTTTCTAACTTTTAAGGGTCTATATGGACGTGAGCAATGACAGGTCATGGACACTTGGGTGAAATCATTGGACACTACGCAGATCAAAGCTGGAAGGTACCTCAGTAGGCATCTAATCCAATCTGCACCAGAATCCAAGAACCAGAGacctaaagctggaagggaccagagAAATCATCTACTCTACTTCCTTCACTTTACACATGGGGACACTGAGGCCAGAGGAAAGGAATTTCCTTAAAGACACACAGATAATAGGTGAAAAAGCTGACTTTAGGTTTAGTACTTGCTATGTAAAATGCAGCAATGACTCCCAGGACATAGGATCATTGGACATTTATAAGAAATgctgtcatttgtaaaatgctctaCTTATTTttgaagtatacttgaaacaaggtgttaactcagtggaattaagataatgattcttgagtttacatgtacttagtacttaatagacttctacaagattgacacctattctacaagattgacacctattctacaagttgacacctattctacaagattgacacctattctacaagttGGCATCTATTCTATAAGATTGACACCTACTATGATGTaattagagtatataagagccaacaaggactgggagAGACACATTATatctttgatcaggctcctggtggctctcctcaAAGTtagccccaggtgaaggagacagactgtgaaggagacaataaagactttttggactttatccctgattaTTCTTGGTGGTTActcttctgattccaagatctccagaaaagtaAGTAGAAccttacattttggcacccaatgtggggccagaaaaaaaaacctagaagacTCAATGGAAGAAACTGTAAAAGTGGAGCAAGAAACGCCTTTAGAGAAGTAAAAAGTGAACCTGAAGAAAACATTGATTCAGATAGTAacagtgaaaaaagagaaatagaattaatGTCTCCAAGAGGTCGAAGGAGAATTGCTCGAGATCTAATCCctgctaaaaaagaaaatgaagaagaaaaaatagaagacaaattAAGCAATcataataaagaaactaaagatatAGAAGAAGAATCTGGGAttgcagagaaaaataaaaataaagcgctactggggaaaaaaaccagatcaaaggcaaaagagaagaaaattagaaagcaggAGGAATCTGACAAAGACTTggttgaagaggaagagaaaagacaagAGAAATATGACGAATGGATGAAGGAGCAATGGCCTTTGGGCAAGGGTGGaccaaagagaaaacagaagaaaagaactaaaaataaagaagacagtataaagaatgagaaaaaagatgaagagagacaaaagtcaaaatgtgttctttctcctttgaagTCCACCCTTCCATCAAATATGTCTTATAGTGTCACTAAGTCTTCAAATATTGAAGGGAAAGTGGGTGCCCTAACTGCACGAAGCAGTTTACCAGACAGCTCACTTCTGACAAATGGAATGGAAGGCTCTGCTACTTCAGATAATAATTTGATGAAGGAAGAATTTTCTCGAGAGATTTTAGATGAacttgaaaaaagtgaaaaatttattGATGataagatggaagaagaaaatccaaaatttcCATGTgtgttaaaagaaaatgataggatTCAAGTACAGTCTTTAGAAACCCTAAAgttggaaattgaagaaaatgaacaaatagtgcaaatttttgaaaacaaaatggagcaattagaagaaattaagaaaaaaacaaaaaaatctcgtaaagctaaaaggagaaaaaacaaggcAAAAGATCTTTCTTTGAACATTGTAAACATTTCTCCACCGAGTCAGGATGAAGCAAGAAGTGAATCTTACATAGGATGCCTTGGTCTAGaagtttcttctttaaaaagtaaagattttTCCTCTACTACCAAAGATGAAAAGGACTCatgctcaaaagaaaaaaaaataaagaggaaaataccAGGACAGTCAtcactagagaaaaaaattcaaaatgagacCGAAATGGAAGTGCCAGACCTTGTGTCCGAAAAACGAACCAGTGActctatcatatctgaggaatTTAAGGAATTGAATTCTGAAGAACAGCCTGAAATAGAACATGAGGAGAGGCCATCATTGATAGCAGAGTCAGAGCAACCAGTTCAGGACCTGGCCACTGAAAATTCTGACTTTCCAAATgctgaagaaagggaaaatgtcgcagtgaaagaagaggaagaagatatcATGCCCCTAATTGGACCAGAAACTTTGGTTTGTCATGAAGTAGACCCCAATGACTTGGATGAGAAGGATAAGAATAGAGCTGATGGGGCAGGCACAGATATACCTGACCCTGTCAGCCCTGTTCCCAATCCTCCCGCCTTGCCCTCTGCTGCACCACCTGCAGCTTCCCCACTTGCTCTCAGCCAGGAGGAGTCTCGAAGTATCAAGAGTGAGCGCGATATAACAATCGAAGTTGATAGGGTGACTAAAGAGTCTCAAGAAGGTCTCTGTGACAGCGAGTTGGCCAATGGATTTGAAGCCAGCACTTGTAGCGTGActgtcagaaaaagagagaccAGAGACAAAGgccagaaaaggaaaagtgaTGGAAACGGTGGATcgttaccaaaaaaacaaaaacgtaCATCCAAGCGAACAAGTGCtactgtcaaaaatgaaaagaatggagCAGGACAAAGCAGTGATAGTAAAGCTCTTCCTGTTCCAGCCAGTACCAGTAAATGTACACCAGTGAAGCCCCCGAAGCTTGCTCCACCTCCAGCAAGAATGATGTCACCTCCCATTAAAGATGGAGACAAGGACGAACATCGAGACAAGCATCCAAATTCAGCCCCTAGAACATACAAGTGGAGTTTTCAACTTAATGAACTAGACAATATGAACAGTGAGGAGAGGATCTCTTTTCTACAAGAAACGTTGCAGGAAATAAGAAAACGTTATATGTCATTGAAGTCAGAAGTAGCAGCTATAGAcaggagattaaaaaagaaagctaaattaGCATCTCATGCAAAGGTCTCATGCATGTCATCTGCTTCATCAGACACTGGAGCGagtccatcatcatcatcctcttccCACAAAACATGCTTGCTGTAGAATGCAGGTGATAAATACTTTCTCTGCCTTCCCAGCAGTTTGCTGCCATGGACACAAATCCTTAAGCCCTAAAATCCACTGCTGGATTGTATGGTTTTTCCtttcaggctgctcgagctttacttTTGCAATTTGGGGTGACAAAAAGAGACAGTGACCGGGCTCTGTCCTCAAAGCTAGCctcaggtgaaggagacagactgtaaaggagacaataaagactttgggaTTTTGTCCTTGACTGtgcttgtggtgattattctgctaaaacgaaggctggtcccaagacctccagaaagctaaccagaaccaTCCAGGTCTCTTCTGATTTCAACCCCCCATTCATGTGGCACAATACTGTGTCTTGCTGCTCTTGGCCAAACCTCACTATAACCCTGATGTTCTTTAACCAATCTCCATGCTACTTAAGGGCCAAACCAACATGGTATCCTATAGTGGGTCCCTGGATCCCTTCCACTGTGAACGTCCCTccctcatcttttccttttcttccattcatCATTAACTTCACCAGTAGCCCAGCAGCAAACAGGCGTCACTCATGCTCTGTAACTATTTGTTCTCATGTCTATTGCTATTGTTTCTGGAAAGTTATCATGTCCAAGGAAAACAGCCGGACTTTGGGTGGATTCCGAGTGACACCTGGAGTCCAGTGCCCACTTAATAGCTGACGGGCACTTCTTATTAATCACTACACTGACTGTTAACCGAAGCTTGGGTGAAATAACCCCTGAATGCTCCCTCCTCGTGTCTCACAGACTCTGGACAATGTGTCCCTGGATAGAGGGGACATCCTTGAACATGCAGCTTCAGCAGCTTTTCAAGTTCAGTGATCCACCTCCCTTCGAGCTTAATGTGAGGATGGCTGGCTTCTTGctgtactttttccttttctctttgaaaagAGGAAACTATCTGGAATAGGGAATGTCCTAGGATTCAGTTCTCCAGAGAACAATGGAGAGTGAAGTTTGGTTCCCCTTTCACTCAGGATCAGGGCAGTAAATCTCTGTTGCTTCCCAGGTGGCTGTCAGGCTGCCAGGGCTTTCCCCTTGATGTCTCCATGCACAGGCTGTGGGAAAAGAGCTGGTTAGGTTCCCTTGCAGGAACTTTTGGAAGTCAGTCAATGCTGAAAGGCCTTTGAACCTCACTTGGTTCATATATGGAGATGCTCAAGAGAGCATGGAGTGGGAGGTGTGAGCATCCCAACTGGAGCAGGTGCTGACCACAAAGGCATTATTAGGGTTGGGCCACCAAAGTGGGGCTGGGATAGGCGGGCAAAGTTATGTTGCCAGAGAACCTTGGCACAAGGATCATTAGAACAAGGCAGGAGGAGCCCTCGAGGATGTGCTGGAAAGACTTTCCTTAGGATATGGGTCATCATTTCCCAAGCTCTCCCCACCCATTTAGTTCCCCTCACTCATGAGAGTCAGTCTTGTGGTGTTCTAGAAGGCCTCTGGGGCGGGGGGGTAAAGAGGTAAGATCTGACTTTGACTCACAGGGCTATTAGAGGTCATTTACTTCAAGTCTTTATTTTTAGAGAGTATAAAACTGAGAGCCACCCAAGGAGCTTGAACGGCCTACCTGGGCTCACATAGAGAGGGGCAGGAACTCGGGCACAGATCACATGCTCTCAtaggatctcagtttcctcctctctaatgcaaatcaattcaataaacatttattaagttcctactatatacTAGGCTCTGTACTAAGTATTGGGGCtggaaaaaataggcaaaaacaGCCACTGTCATGAGCTTCCAATCTAATATGGAGACAACATACAAGCAAATATGGACCAATCAAGCTCTAGATAGCGTAAATAGGAAATGACCCcttgagggaaggcactagaaggAAGCTGTCTGTTCCTTCTCGTGGACAGCTTGTATGAGAACAGGAAGAGAGGCTGGGAAGCCTTCCTGAAGGAGGTGATGTTGGAATTGGGacctaaaggaagccagggaggcgTGCAAAGAGGGAGATGGGTCCAGTTAGGATCCCAGGCAGCTCGGCATCCAAGATCACATGGGCTAGGTTTTTTTGGCACTTTCCCCAAACTTTAAATCCCCCATCTGTGCTGCTTCTTCAGcagcctcagcctcagtttccccattaagATATTCAAGATCAACACCATTCCCAATGACCACAGAGTTAACATTACTAATAGGAGGAGCCCAAGTATGAGGGATGCCAGAGAGAAAAGCTCCTGAAAATGAGAAGGCAACACTATCAGGCAGTCAACAAGTGGAGGCAGTTGGAGTGAGATATTCTGATGCTGgtgattttctccctcccccatccctgtGACATGGACGCTACAAGCCTGGGGAGGGACCGGACACTCTGCAGAGCTGAGTGTCCTTTCTATTGCGGCCCACTGTCCTCCGAAGGACCAGAGACATTGCGCTGACCTTAGTAACATGGGCCTGTGGCCAACTCAGCAAATCTTCAGAGAATCCACTCCGTCTGATTGCGTGAAGTAATTGGGAAAACATGAATTGTGTTTTGACCAAAATGAAAACAGGGCTAGGCTAACATGTTCTTCTTGTTCGggtattttctttccctcccttttcccttaatTTTCCCTCACCCCGCCCTGCTTCTGGAACACCAAGAACTCCTTTTTATTTACAGCATGCTTAAATTTAGGGATAATACCTTTCCCCATAGCAAGTCTTcagtattattaaaataattatctctagtatttttttaatcatgtctgattctttctcctctctttggagtttttttttttttaataaagatactGTAgtaattgccatttccttctccagctcatttacagatgaggaaactgaggcaagcaaggttaaatgacttgcccagagccctacagctattaagtgtctggggtcacatttgaactcagatattttggACTCCAGGACTGATCTTGTGTCTATTTGTCCACCTAGCTTCCTATCTCTAGTTTAATTCTAGGAAATAAGCATTCAGAGCTTACTCTAGCTCAGGCTTCATATTCAACACTGGGGATATATGTGAAAGCAAAAGCAgggtccctgtcttcaagaagatTATATTCTAAGGAAATATAAAAGCGACCTTTGGGCAAATTGAGGCCTGGGAGGGAacttaatttagaaaggccaaggtcacccactgcatcctgggtcatctcggcttttgtcttgccattgaagTTTGGTGCCTCTGGAGGAGCGAGGGAGACTGGTGACCTTTTGTGCATCTCTGagtcacttaaatctgattcacATACAAGTTAAGACAGCACCCTCATGGCATCACCAATCTTCTTCGAGAACGAAGAACTAGCAAGCCCTTCCTCCGGCAGAGTTTCTAAGAGAAGGCTGCATTACCCTTGGAAGTGGATCTGAAGTTTATAGTTCTGGGTATATGTAGAAAGACACATAATTAGGAAAGCCTAATAAGTACTACCCAGAATTCCTGGAATTTTGCTCATTgatctctgactctgtctccatttctctctgtctctgcctgtctctctgtgtcttttgtctcttctcctgtctttccttcctctttccctttctcctccttcctcctccctctatcttccttctttcctcttctactttttctttccctaactccttcttccctccttgctccctttctctcttctctcagttGGCTTTGCAAATTGTGCAGAACAATATCCCGGTGAGTTCTGATTGTCCTCACTCATAGGGAAATTTGGTGGATTCTGCTTCtattgaaaatcaaaatgaaCTCTTAGAAAAGAATATGCAAAGTTTGGGActgaaaatagaatttctttatgACTTTGGGGAGTGGGTGGATTCTCAGAGTGATCCTTCCAATGCTCAAAAGCTCCAGTGGGTCTGTTATCATCATGGAGGGCATTTCCTCCAGTGATTAGAGTATAACCTTCCATGCCCACTTATTATATGTCACTGTTATCCATCTCCTCCCATAAGGAGCTCAACCCTGCTTGCTGAAGGTTTCCTCTGATCTTTCCCGGCTCTGAGAAGGTACCAGTGGAACACAAGGCTGACCACTGGCCATCTTTCCCTTTGACAATGGTTGGTGACCTCTGTTAGCCGTTCTTTACAACAGAGACCTCTACCCTGTGATCACAGGCGATCACAATAGGGAGGAGTGGATTTTCTGAAGATTACTTGCCACAAGATGGAGGAGATCCAGTTCAGAGTCCAAACGAAAGGATGATTCCTTATGGATGGTGAGGTCCTCCAGGTGCTCCTATAAGTGAGTGATATTATGTTGATCACGTCAAGACTTGGATTGCTACAGAACTTCTTGAAAGAGATCTCTCATCACTCAAAGGAGTTTGAGCTGGGCAGGTAGGTAGCATAGTGAATAGGTCACTGGACAGAGcattaagaagatctgagttccaattctgactcaaacatttattagctgtgtgaccttgggccagtaATTTAACTTCTGTCCTCCcttggaaaatggggataataatagcaccaaccttcAGAAGGATTACTATAAAGATCAAGTGCGGTAatttatgtaaaatgctttgtaaaccttaaagaaaatataaaagattactattgttattattaatttaggggaaaaaagtggaTACAGATGCTAGCTATCCAGAGTATGATATGCATTGAATGGATGTTCCAGCAGTTTTGTCCATTGGCAGATAGACATCTTGGCCAGATTGAGCAGGCCGGATCGCCTTTGGAAAATTGCCATATTCTCTCAACAACACCGAATTTCCCCTAGAAATCCAAGCTCATTTCTTCAGCATAAACATTCATCCAGCACGCCTGTGAGACATAGAACTCTTCCATTTCTGAAGCATTGCAAATGATGATTACCCAGAGGGTAACAGGGAGGATCACTTTATCTAATCCTTccctaattctttatttttaccaTCCTTCCCATCACTCAAGTTCTGagtcatctttaatttttttttctccctctggccCCCAATCCAATTTGATGCCAGATTTTACCTTCCATTCTGTCACAGCTCTCACCCATTTGTCTCCACCTTTTCTTCCCCTATTGCCTAATTCCAGTTCAGAATATCATTATCCCTTGTCTGGACTACAATTGTCACCTGACTTTGGTCTTTCTGGACCCAATCCATTTCTTCTCCAGACCATCGGACACTTTGTTGTCCAATGAACGGGTCTTCCACGCTAATTCTATGCTCACAAATCTCCAAGGGTTCCTCATGGTCTACAGAATGAAATACATCCTTCTTATCTTGGTGTTTGGCATCTTCCATGAGCTCGCCCTTCTTTGTCAGCTCTATTTCATGGGAATTCCCTTTATGTCTTCTGTATTCCAACTAGACTGGGCTCATTGTCCCAGATAATCTGGTCCTATTCCCTCTCAGCTCCCTTTCTCACTCAGTTCTTCAGAACCTGAGCTGCACTGACCCCAATCTCTacattttgaaatctttcttttttaaaattctttttttccaattagaagcatttatttttccttcccaccATCCCactggaaaagaaggagggagaaggggactGAGTCTTGTGGTAGTAACTGTAGCTAGTAACGGAATGAAGTCATGTGTTGACTGTTGACTGGCAACCCCTGGTGCCAAAGGTGATTCTATCGGTTCATGCCCCAGCTTCATCTATTGGATTGATGTTTGTCTTCCGCGTTATATGTTTTCCAGGGCTGATACTTGAGCTAATCCCTTGTCAGCCAGAAAAACTGGCAGAAAAATCAGGGAGCTACCTCCCATCTGACTCAGCTGAAGGGAATGGTGCTCACTGCTCTCACAGAAAGTTGTTGTTGCTCTGTAACACTCTGCAACTGACCAGCCATGGCCCCAGTGTCATGTTGAGGAGGAGAGTGTCCGATGGGGTGACTGGGTACATCCCACTGCTAAAAGTGGGGCCCTGGGCAACTCAGGAAATCTCTTTGGAGCTTGCCTCTTCCTCAGCGTTTGGAACCTGGGAGCTTCCCCCCTCCTGCAGAATCCTAATGTGGGACTCTGATACTTCAGAGGGGCGAACTCCCATCTCCACAGCTTTGTTCTGCCTTCCACAGCTAGAATTCTTTCTCCCTAACTTCTGGCTCTTAGTTACTGTGGCCAGACAGGCTCAGATCAGTACCATCAGAAAACAGGAACCAGGGGCAGCTccgtggctcaatggatagagcaccagctctgtgtcaggaggacctgagttcaaatctgcccccaaacacttaacactccctagctgtgtgatctggggcaagtcacttaaccccaattgcctcagcaaaaaaaaaaaaaaaaaaaaaa includes:
- the LOC127561180 gene encoding LOW QUALITY PROTEIN: AT-rich interactive domain-containing protein 4A-like (The sequence of the model RefSeq protein was modified relative to this genomic sequence to represent the inferred CDS: inserted 1 base in 1 codon; deleted 2 bases in 1 codon); amino-acid sequence: MTGHGHLGEIIGHYADQSWKISRKVSRTLHFGTQCGARKKNLEDSMEETVKVEQETPXREVKSEPEENIDSDSNSEKREIELMSPRGRRRIARDLIPAKKENEEEKIEDKLSNHNKETKDIEEESGIAEKNKNKALLGKKTRSKAKEKKIRKQEESDKDLVEEEEKRQEKYDEWMKEQWPLGKGGPKRKQKKRTKNKEDSIKNEKKDEERQKSKCVLSPLKSTLPSNMSYSVTKSSNIEGKVGALTARSSLPDSSLLTNGMEGSATSDNNLMKEEFSREILDELEKSEKFIDDKMEEENPKFPCVLKENDRIQVQSLETLKLEIEENEQIVQIFENKMEQLEEIKKKTKKSRKAKRRKNKAKDLSLNIVNISPPSQDEARSESYIGCLGLEVSSLKSKDFSSTTKDEKDSCSKEKKIKRKIPGQSSLEKKIQNETEMEVPDLVSEKRTSDSIISEEFKELNSEEQPEIEHEERPSLIAESEQPVQDLATENSDFPNAEERENVAVKEEEEDIMPLIGPETLVCHEVDPNDLDEKDKNRADGAGTDIPDPVSPVPNPPALPSAAPPAASPLALSQEESRSIKSERDITIEVDRVTKESQEGLCDSELANGFEASTCSVTVRKRETRDKGQKRKSDGNGGSLPKKQKRTSKRTSATVKNEKNGAGQSSDSKALPVPASTSKCTPVKPPKLAPPPARMMSPPIKDGDKDEHRDKHPNSAPRTYKWSFQLNELDNMNSEERISFLQETLQEIRKRYMSLKSEVAAIDRRLKKKAKLASHAKVSCMSSASSDTGASPSSSSSPQNMLAVECR